The following proteins come from a genomic window of Gossypium raimondii isolate GPD5lz chromosome 5, ASM2569854v1, whole genome shotgun sequence:
- the LOC105770788 gene encoding cyclin-D3-1, which produces MAPSFDCMVSSLLCAEDDTSIFGDNDCYFGGSGEVGEFGSTWDHSFYRNSNQDRVFNGVGEDGLPLQSEECVVLMVEKEHQHLPNAGYLKRLQGGDLDPAARNEAVGFIRKVHAHFNFGPLCEYLSINYLDRFLSAYELPKGKAWMMQLLAVACLSLAAKMEETEVPLVFDLQVCESKFVFEARTLQRMELLVLSTLSWRMQAITPFSFIDYFLYKLNDDKTPLRSSVLGSIQLISSTIKGIDFLEFKPSEIAAAVAIYVAVETTTVDSEKAMSVLTQHVKKERVMKCVEVINDMSLVGGSIKVGSNATVPSVPQSPIGVLDAACFSYKSDDTRVGSFANSSSQTHTSPSRSTKRRKLNRPCEVEL; this is translated from the exons ATGGCACCCAGTTTCGATTGTATGGTTTCGAGTCTTCTATGTGCAGAAGACGACACCAGCATTTTCGGTGATAACGATTGTTACTTTGGCGGGAGTGGTGAGGTGGGAGAGTTTGGGTCGACATGGGATCATAGTTTTTATCGAAACTCGAATCAAGACCGAGTCTTTAATGGCGTCGGTGAAGATGGGTTGCCGTTGCAGAGCGAGGAATGTGTGGTTTTGATGGTTGAGAAAGAACATCAGCATTTGCCCAATGCCGGTTACTTGAAGAGGTTACAAGGTGGCGATTTAGACCCGGCGGCTAGAAATGAAGCTGTTGGTTTTATTCGGAAG GTTCATGCTCATTTCAATTTTGGACCTTTGTGTGAGTATTTATCAATAAACTACTTGGACAGGTTCCTCTCTGCCTACGAATTAcca AAGGGCAAAGCTTGGATGATGCAATTACTAGCGGTTGCATGTTTATCTCTTGCAGCCAAAATGGAGGAGACTGAAGTTCCATTGGTTTTTGATTTGCAG GTTTGTGAATCTAAATTTGTGTTTGAGGCTAGAACCTTACAAAGAATGGAGCTTTTAGTGTTGAGTACCTTGAGTTGGAGAATGCAAGCAATCACCCCATTCTCCTTCATAGACTATTTCCTTTACAAGCTCAATGATGATAAAACCCCACTAAGGAGTTCAGTATTGGGATCAATCCAACTCATCTCAAGCACAATAAAAG GGATTGACTTCTTGGAATTCAAGCCATCTGAGATTGCAGCAGCAGTGGCCATATATGTTGCTGTAGAAACCACAACAGTGGATTCTGAGAAAGCTATGTCTGTTCTCACTCAACATGTAAAAAAG GAAAGAGTGATGAAGTGTGTGGAAGTGATAAATGATATGTCATTGGTTGGTGGGTCTATTAAGGTAGGCAGCAATGCAACTGTCCCATCCGTGCCACAGAGCCCAATTGGGGTGCTGGATGCCGCTTGCTTCAGCTATAAAAGTGATGACACCAGGGTTGGGTCATTTGCAAACTCTTCTTCACAAACACATACCAGTCCCAGTCGCAGTACCAAAAGGAGAAAGCTAAACAGACCCTGTGAAGTGGAGCTGTAA